A DNA window from Chryseobacterium sp. MEBOG06 contains the following coding sequences:
- a CDS encoding ABC-F family ATP-binding cassette domain-containing protein translates to MLSVQSLGLHHSGNYLFQNVNFTIKKDDKVGLVGKNGAGKSTLLKMLSGEINFYEGEVVKEGSITIGFLKQDLDFVKGRTVWNETMQAFEQINAWKNELEEVNHQMTIRTDYESDSYTDLINKMTELNDLLMNHDAYNLEGDMEKVLFGLGFKADDFQKITDEFSGGWRMRIELAKLLLQKNDIMLLDEPTNHLDMESIIWLENFLKDYPGAIVLVSHDKQFMTAVCNRTFDINNKKVDDYKANYTKYLVMREDRREKLIQAKKNQDAEIKQMEDNINKFRASATKASFAQSLIKKLDKIERIEVDNEDVSKFNIRFVQSMVPGKVIFEADHLGKAYGKKQIFDDVDFIVQRGDRIALLGQNGQGKTTLAKILAGDIKDYSGIWNLGHNVNIGYFAQNQEEVLTPNKTVLEEAEDAATEETRPRVRDLLGSFLFQGDAVSKKTKVLSGGERNRLALCKLLLRPFNTLIMDEPTNHLDIQSKEIIKLALQNFEGTLIVISHDREFLQGLCDKIYEFRDGTMKEFLGDINEYLEYRQKETIREISAEKAKLHSDDVKAEPKKVEEKPAASNNQSSNIVSKEQKNIQNKIKKVEEKISELETKVEEMEASFTKENPSDETLEKYNKAKEELDSALQEWEYLGTQLD, encoded by the coding sequence ATGCTTTCGGTTCAAAGTTTAGGATTACATCATTCGGGAAATTATTTATTTCAAAACGTCAATTTCACCATTAAAAAGGATGATAAAGTAGGGCTGGTAGGAAAAAATGGAGCGGGAAAATCCACTTTATTAAAAATGCTGTCCGGAGAAATTAATTTCTACGAAGGAGAAGTTGTAAAAGAAGGAAGCATTACCATTGGTTTCCTGAAACAGGATCTTGACTTTGTGAAAGGAAGAACTGTTTGGAATGAAACAATGCAGGCTTTCGAGCAGATTAATGCTTGGAAAAACGAGCTTGAAGAAGTTAATCATCAGATGACAATCCGAACGGACTATGAAAGTGACTCGTATACGGATTTGATCAATAAAATGACCGAGCTGAATGACCTTTTAATGAACCATGATGCCTACAATCTTGAAGGTGATATGGAGAAAGTTCTGTTTGGTTTAGGTTTTAAAGCAGATGATTTTCAAAAAATCACTGATGAATTTTCAGGAGGATGGAGAATGAGAATCGAATTGGCAAAATTACTTCTTCAGAAGAATGATATTATGCTTCTCGATGAGCCTACCAACCACTTGGATATGGAATCTATCATCTGGCTGGAAAACTTCCTGAAAGACTATCCGGGTGCAATTGTTCTGGTAAGTCACGATAAGCAGTTCATGACGGCTGTATGTAACCGTACTTTTGACATCAACAATAAAAAAGTTGACGATTATAAGGCTAACTATACAAAATATCTTGTCATGAGAGAAGATCGACGTGAAAAACTGATTCAGGCTAAAAAGAATCAGGACGCGGAGATCAAGCAGATGGAGGATAATATTAATAAGTTCCGTGCAAGTGCTACAAAAGCATCTTTTGCGCAGTCACTTATTAAGAAATTAGATAAAATAGAGCGTATTGAAGTCGATAACGAAGACGTTTCAAAATTCAATATCCGTTTCGTACAGTCTATGGTTCCCGGAAAAGTAATTTTTGAAGCTGATCACCTTGGAAAAGCATACGGGAAAAAACAAATTTTTGATGATGTAGATTTCATCGTTCAGAGAGGAGACAGAATTGCCCTTTTAGGACAGAATGGACAAGGGAAAACAACATTGGCTAAAATTCTGGCAGGAGATATTAAAGATTATTCAGGGATCTGGAATCTTGGACATAATGTAAACATCGGATATTTTGCTCAGAATCAGGAAGAGGTATTAACGCCTAATAAAACAGTGCTGGAAGAAGCCGAAGATGCTGCTACAGAAGAAACAAGACCAAGAGTAAGAGACTTATTAGGATCTTTCTTATTTCAGGGAGATGCTGTTTCTAAGAAAACAAAAGTACTTTCCGGAGGAGAAAGAAACCGTCTTGCACTTTGTAAACTTTTGCTTCGTCCTTTCAATACTTTGATCATGGATGAGCCTACTAACCACTTGGATATTCAGTCCAAGGAGATTATTAAGCTGGCTTTACAGAACTTTGAGGGTACTCTGATTGTGATTTCGCACGATAGAGAATTCCTACAGGGGCTTTGTGATAAAATCTACGAATTCCGTGATGGAACAATGAAAGAATTCCTTGGAGATATCAATGAATACCTTGAATACAGACAAAAGGAAACTATTAGAGAGATTTCTGCAGAAAAAGCTAAGCTTCACAGTGATGATGTAAAGGCAGAACCTAAGAAAGTAGAAGAAAAACCTGCCGCCAGCAATAACCAATCCTCTAATATTGTCAGCAAAGAACAGAAGAATATTCAAAATAAAATCAAGAAAGTAGAAGAAAAAATTTCTGAGCTTGAAACCAAAGTAGAGGAAATGGAAGCTTCTTTTACTAAAGAAAATCCTTCTGATGAAACTTTAGAGAAATATAATAAAGCTAAAGAAGAGTTGGACTCAGCTTTACAGGAGTGGGAATATTTAGGAACCCAGCTTGATTAA
- a CDS encoding T6SS phospholipase effector Tle1-like catalytic domain-containing protein, producing MNDNRVISIGIFFDGTGNNGVNALSPDKPLNDNESYFGTLTNIYKLYSLFNGNKKIYIEGIGTISGSEDSNFAIATCANPPYGSGYSSDDKLQKADDFVQEIMNGSNCEYHFYLYGFGRGGMLARTFSNQLLTYYSQKNCKVKFLGVFDTVESKPFNQYNLRLPYQVENAFHICAVNESRFFFPLTGFFEDSKMMKDQKSEDYSFAWKEIFVPGAHADIGGGYLEGPQSVYISTDFENIDDLRDYVSDIRNAKKNSDGTEIWDALLAGYQIDKREALSQAFVCRDMVYNDLSKVYGKLMMEETNRMSPVFDSNDDAYFKINYKKHPFLEDFSTELKQYAKDLSVNSKPLYNYSRLADYIHISTSFGLYSSGFRNKNEHEITAELINNGLNVSSSTTVNQDGQVRLSVELHLPEDSFVADFLYGTSVPNNDLWVRTILKDLSTIKVNGINR from the coding sequence ATGAATGATAACAGAGTGATTTCCATCGGAATTTTCTTTGATGGTACGGGAAATAATGGAGTAAATGCTCTTTCCCCTGATAAACCTTTGAATGATAATGAAAGTTATTTTGGAACCCTTACCAATATTTACAAATTATACAGTTTATTCAATGGAAATAAAAAAATATACATAGAAGGAATAGGAACCATATCCGGCAGTGAAGACAGTAATTTTGCAATAGCAACATGCGCCAATCCTCCTTATGGAAGCGGATATTCTTCTGATGATAAACTTCAGAAAGCAGATGACTTCGTTCAGGAAATAATGAATGGCTCAAACTGTGAGTATCATTTTTACTTATATGGATTCGGAAGAGGGGGAATGCTGGCAAGAACTTTCTCTAACCAGCTTCTGACCTACTACTCTCAGAAGAATTGTAAGGTGAAATTCCTGGGGGTTTTTGATACCGTAGAATCCAAACCCTTTAATCAATATAACTTACGACTGCCTTATCAGGTGGAAAATGCCTTTCATATCTGCGCCGTGAACGAAAGCAGGTTTTTCTTCCCCTTGACAGGTTTTTTTGAAGATTCAAAAATGATGAAAGACCAGAAGTCAGAAGACTATTCATTTGCATGGAAAGAGATTTTTGTTCCTGGTGCTCACGCCGATATTGGAGGTGGGTATCTGGAAGGCCCACAGTCGGTCTATATCTCTACAGATTTTGAAAATATTGATGATTTAAGAGATTACGTTTCAGATATAAGAAATGCAAAAAAAAATAGTGACGGGACTGAAATATGGGATGCTTTACTTGCCGGATATCAGATTGATAAGAGAGAGGCTTTATCACAGGCGTTTGTGTGCCGCGATATGGTGTACAATGACCTTTCCAAGGTATATGGGAAATTAATGATGGAAGAAACCAATAGAATGTCTCCTGTATTTGATTCCAATGATGATGCGTATTTCAAAATAAATTATAAGAAACACCCCTTCCTTGAAGACTTTTCTACAGAGTTGAAACAATATGCAAAAGACCTTTCTGTCAATAGTAAACCTCTTTATAATTATAGCAGGCTGGCAGATTATATTCATATTTCAACAAGCTTTGGTTTGTATAGTAGTGGCTTTCGGAACAAAAACGAACATGAAATTACCGCAGAACTCATTAATAACGGATTAAATGTTTCCAGCAGTACCACTGTAAATCAGGATGGACAAGTCAGGTTGTCTGTAGAGCTTCATCTCCCTGAAGACAGTTTTGTTGCAGACTTTCTTTACGGAACCAGTGTCCCGAATAACGACCTCTGGGTTCGTACTATTTTAAAAGATCTTTCGACAATTAAGGTAAACGGAATAAATAGATGA
- a CDS encoding TonB-dependent receptor, producing the protein MKLIYCLLLIFCGSVFISAQKNYTVQGTVQDFHDKTALENAVIKIGNFTAKTDKKGKFSFDKIPAGKYTLIAQHPDCNDYTENIGVDQDVHLVITLEHHIKDIETVTIHGNHKNNGSLVVKTLSKSDIEKNSTENLGNLLSKISGVTALKTGNNISKPVIHGLYGSRISIINNGVRLAEQEWGVEHAPNVDINSFQHIDVIKGASALKYGSDAIGGVVVLEPEIFPKKDTIKGSVALTGISNGRGLGLDVDVAKIWKNGWAVKSGGSIKKLGDQSAPNYNLKNTGMDFSSFNFTVQNNTYERGISFDYYLTNQNIGILRDSHVATSEDYDRAMTANPPVYSGKFSYDIENPRQVVEHHIAKVSAFKRFENIGKLSATYSYQYNHRQEYDIRRGELNDTPSLDLELMTHQFNINDLIEREKWSLETGIDAGFQNNYSDPATKARRLIPNYDKYSAGAYSVFKYKISHSFNFEAGARYDFTRYDVTKWYDKSDWEKLYADTYPQFYVKTDQNRVLTRPQLNYNNVSFNAGLEYRPNANFDLKFNYAKVGRSPNVAELFSDGLHHSAGVIETGDMALKNEQGHQFNLNIDSKFNVLRGLNVSVNPYFFITKNFINEVPVGIKGTIRGVFPEWIYQQIDAKMYGVDLDVNLKLTDHLTYVGKGSYVYGQDDTHNEPLILMMPPNFSNALQFKKEKWNNFYFTVENQTFLKQTRFPIRNVPLELFVNGDLVDKEIDLSTPPSAFSLWNIQTGINISKHLSAGLIVNNLFNTSYREYLNRLRYFADEPGRNFILNFRYRF; encoded by the coding sequence ATGAAATTGATATATTGCCTTCTGCTGATCTTTTGTGGATCAGTATTTATAAGTGCACAAAAAAATTATACTGTACAGGGAACCGTTCAGGATTTTCATGATAAAACAGCGTTGGAAAATGCGGTCATTAAAATCGGAAACTTTACTGCCAAAACAGATAAGAAAGGTAAATTTTCTTTTGATAAAATCCCTGCAGGGAAGTATACACTCATTGCCCAGCATCCTGATTGCAATGATTATACTGAAAATATAGGAGTTGATCAGGATGTTCATCTGGTAATTACACTTGAACATCATATAAAGGATATTGAAACCGTAACCATCCATGGAAATCATAAAAATAATGGTTCACTGGTTGTTAAAACCCTCAGTAAATCCGATATAGAGAAAAATTCTACGGAAAATCTGGGAAATTTACTGTCTAAAATTTCAGGAGTGACAGCCCTGAAAACAGGAAATAATATTTCAAAACCCGTAATTCATGGACTTTATGGAAGCCGTATCAGTATTATCAACAATGGAGTACGTCTTGCTGAGCAGGAATGGGGAGTAGAGCATGCACCAAATGTTGATATTAATAGCTTTCAGCATATTGATGTCATTAAAGGAGCATCTGCTTTGAAATACGGAAGTGATGCTATTGGTGGTGTCGTAGTTCTGGAACCTGAAATTTTTCCTAAAAAAGATACAATTAAAGGCTCAGTTGCGCTTACCGGGATTTCCAACGGAAGAGGTCTTGGACTAGATGTAGATGTTGCCAAAATCTGGAAAAACGGATGGGCAGTTAAATCAGGAGGAAGTATCAAGAAACTGGGTGACCAAAGTGCTCCCAATTATAATCTGAAAAATACAGGAATGGATTTTTCTTCATTCAATTTTACAGTACAGAATAATACCTATGAAAGAGGAATATCCTTTGATTATTACCTGACTAATCAGAATATTGGAATTTTAAGAGATTCACATGTTGCAACATCCGAAGATTATGATAGAGCAATGACTGCGAATCCTCCCGTTTACTCCGGTAAATTCAGTTATGATATTGAAAATCCGCGACAGGTTGTTGAGCATCATATTGCAAAAGTTTCAGCCTTCAAAAGGTTTGAAAATATCGGGAAACTTTCTGCAACCTACAGTTATCAATATAACCACAGACAGGAATATGATATCAGAAGAGGTGAATTGAATGATACCCCTTCTCTGGATCTTGAGCTGATGACCCATCAGTTTAATATCAATGATTTAATAGAAAGAGAAAAATGGTCTTTAGAAACAGGAATTGATGCAGGTTTTCAAAACAATTATTCCGATCCGGCAACAAAAGCTAGACGTCTGATCCCGAATTATGATAAATATTCTGCAGGAGCCTATTCTGTTTTCAAATATAAAATTTCTCATTCATTTAATTTTGAAGCAGGTGCAAGATATGACTTCACACGTTATGATGTTACCAAATGGTATGACAAAAGTGACTGGGAGAAATTATATGCAGATACGTATCCGCAATTTTATGTAAAAACTGATCAGAACAGAGTTTTGACACGTCCTCAGCTTAATTATAACAATGTTTCTTTCAATGCTGGTTTGGAGTATCGTCCTAACGCCAATTTTGATCTGAAATTTAACTATGCAAAAGTGGGCAGATCTCCGAATGTAGCTGAACTGTTTTCAGACGGTCTGCATCATTCCGCAGGAGTGATTGAAACGGGAGATATGGCGTTGAAAAATGAACAGGGACATCAGTTTAATTTAAATATAGACTCAAAATTTAATGTTCTGAGAGGATTAAATGTTTCTGTAAACCCATATTTTTTCATTACTAAAAATTTTATTAATGAAGTTCCTGTGGGGATAAAAGGTACTATCAGAGGAGTATTTCCTGAGTGGATATACCAACAGATTGATGCAAAAATGTACGGCGTGGATCTGGATGTTAATTTGAAGCTGACAGATCATCTTACCTATGTTGGAAAAGGAAGCTATGTATATGGTCAGGACGATACCCACAATGAACCGCTTATTTTAATGATGCCGCCGAATTTTTCCAATGCATTACAATTTAAAAAAGAGAAATGGAATAACTTCTATTTCACAGTTGAAAATCAAACGTTTTTAAAACAAACCAGATTCCCGATCAGAAATGTTCCGCTGGAACTTTTTGTAAATGGTGATTTGGTGGATAAAGAAATCGATTTGAGTACTCCGCCAAGTGCATTTTCTCTTTGGAATATCCAAACAGGAATCAATATCAGTAAACATCTTTCGGCAGGACTTATTGTAAATAATCTTTTCAATACTTCATACAGAGAGTATCTGAACCGTTTGAGATACTTTGCCGATGAGCCCGGAAGAAACTTTATTTTAAACTTTAGATACAGATTCTAA
- a CDS encoding response regulator transcription factor, protein MSSQIKIALIDDEQLILEGVKMLLSNEKNISVCLTSDNGPDFIESLGMLSEDKFPDLALVDVQMKPMNGFELVEILKEKYPDLKIIILSSHYKTSILGYMVKLGVSAFLPKNSNKKTFIDAITMVDKNGVFFTAEDHQMLFSYMNSTAKKNSLFETEDELSEREKDVVKLICQEFTNNEIGEKLFISPRTVESHRQRILEKIGAKNTVGIVIYAIVHNIYSLEKI, encoded by the coding sequence ATGAGTTCCCAAATCAAAATAGCCCTGATTGATGATGAACAGCTGATCCTCGAAGGAGTGAAAATGCTGCTGTCCAATGAAAAAAATATATCGGTATGCCTTACCTCGGATAACGGGCCCGATTTTATAGAAAGCCTGGGAATGCTTTCAGAAGATAAGTTTCCTGATCTCGCACTTGTAGACGTTCAGATGAAACCTATGAATGGTTTTGAGCTGGTGGAAATTCTTAAAGAAAAATATCCGGATCTTAAGATTATTATTCTTTCTTCTCATTACAAAACTTCTATTCTCGGATATATGGTAAAGCTGGGAGTCTCTGCATTCCTTCCAAAAAATTCAAATAAAAAAACATTTATTGATGCCATTACCATGGTAGATAAAAATGGAGTTTTTTTTACAGCTGAAGATCATCAGATGCTGTTTAGCTACATGAACAGTACCGCAAAGAAAAATTCACTTTTCGAGACCGAAGATGAATTGTCTGAAAGAGAAAAGGATGTGGTAAAACTGATCTGCCAGGAATTTACCAACAATGAAATCGGCGAAAAACTCTTCATCAGCCCGAGAACCGTAGAAAGTCACAGACAGCGTATTCTCGAAAAGATAGGAGCCAAAAATACAGTGGGAATCGTTATTTATGCCATTGTACATAATATATACTCACTTGAAAAAATATAA
- a CDS encoding M16 family metallopeptidase, with amino-acid sequence MKKTLFSFAVIFLMSSNTFGQNIPMDPSVRTGTLSNGMKYYIKKNTLPEKKVDFRLAINAGSILEDENQRGLAHFMEHMNFNGTKNFPDNKLVDFLQSIGVKFGQHLNAYTSFDETVYMLPVPLDKPGNLDAGLKVMEDWAFNATLSDEQINKERGVVLEELRLGLGPDKRMMDKYLPKLLYKSQYADRLPIGKKEVLENFKPDVIRKFHQDWYRPDLMAIVVVGDINVDDVEKKIKDNFSKYKNPSNPRERKSFDLPNHKETLVAIETDPDATSSMVQFIMKDAEAYKPDVTVEQYNQSLVENLSTTMLNNRLRELINSTNPPFTFGSVYHGGTYARSKEAFQGFAMVKDGNQLNGLKVLLEEVERAKRFGFTQSELDRAKSQVLSNLERSYNNRDKTESGMLVDEYVRNFLEQEPMPGITWEYEDTKSFLPNVTLAQTNDVIKKMVKDDSRVIVMTGPKKDNVTMPTEAMVLNTFETVKMADLKPYEEKAAIKNLVKPFKSEGKITKTETDAKLGTTTWTLSNGAKVTFKKTDFKDDEIVFTARSLGGNSIIPDADYNKTQFAFSALSEAGVGGFSKADLTNYLAGKQVSVNPMITPLFEGVSGRTAQKDLGTAMELMYAYFTSLNYNPASFNAFKDKQSAMLSNLLSNPQAYFSNEHAKFINQKNPRFIGLFPMEKDWANTDYKKAYDIYKEKFANAGNFQFYFVGNIDETKFKNEVLQYIASLPSSGKTSTFKDTGYRPLTGDYTKVYKKGKDPKSMVSITYTGEAPYNEKEALALSALGEVATIKVIEKLREDESGIYGGGARGGMVKIPYSSYSFSISFPCGPENAEKLTKSAITEVQKLIDKGPEQKDLDKYKEGEYNDNKTELKDNMFWMNALVKNQLDGSDKYEILNYQDKVKALTVKDLQDVAKKYLSKGKMVAMLMPEDGWEKAKKEETKVEAVNVKSGAAN; translated from the coding sequence ATGAAAAAAACATTATTTTCCTTTGCGGTCATCTTTTTGATGTCCTCAAATACCTTTGGACAGAATATTCCTATGGATCCTTCTGTAAGGACCGGGACTCTTTCCAATGGTATGAAGTATTATATTAAAAAAAACACATTACCTGAAAAGAAAGTAGATTTCCGTCTGGCTATCAATGCCGGATCTATTCTGGAAGACGAGAATCAAAGAGGATTGGCTCACTTTATGGAGCACATGAACTTTAATGGAACCAAAAATTTTCCGGATAATAAACTTGTAGACTTTCTACAGTCTATCGGAGTGAAATTCGGACAGCACCTTAACGCTTATACCAGCTTTGATGAAACCGTATATATGCTTCCTGTGCCGTTGGATAAACCGGGGAATTTAGATGCCGGACTTAAAGTAATGGAAGATTGGGCATTTAATGCGACACTTTCTGATGAGCAGATCAATAAAGAAAGAGGAGTTGTACTGGAAGAGCTAAGATTGGGTCTTGGGCCAGACAAGAGAATGATGGATAAATATCTACCGAAACTTTTATATAAATCTCAGTACGCCGACAGGCTTCCAATCGGTAAAAAAGAAGTTCTTGAAAACTTCAAGCCGGACGTGATCAGAAAATTCCATCAGGATTGGTACAGACCGGATCTTATGGCAATTGTGGTAGTAGGAGATATCAATGTAGATGATGTTGAAAAGAAGATCAAAGATAACTTCAGCAAATATAAAAACCCTTCAAATCCTAGAGAAAGAAAATCGTTTGATTTACCTAATCATAAAGAGACATTAGTAGCTATTGAAACAGATCCTGATGCTACCAGCTCTATGGTGCAGTTTATCATGAAAGATGCTGAAGCGTATAAACCGGATGTAACAGTTGAGCAGTACAATCAAAGTCTTGTAGAAAACCTTTCTACGACAATGTTAAATAACAGATTGAGAGAACTGATCAATTCTACTAATCCGCCTTTTACTTTCGGATCAGTGTATCATGGAGGAACTTATGCAAGAAGCAAAGAGGCTTTCCAGGGATTTGCCATGGTGAAAGATGGAAATCAGCTAAACGGATTGAAGGTGCTGCTGGAAGAAGTGGAAAGAGCAAAAAGATTCGGATTTACACAGTCTGAATTAGACAGGGCAAAATCTCAGGTTCTTTCCAATCTTGAAAGATCTTATAACAACAGAGATAAAACAGAAAGCGGTATGCTGGTGGATGAGTATGTAAGAAACTTCCTGGAGCAGGAGCCTATGCCTGGAATTACCTGGGAATATGAAGACACTAAATCTTTCCTTCCCAATGTTACCCTTGCACAAACCAATGATGTCATTAAGAAAATGGTGAAAGATGATAGCAGAGTAATCGTGATGACGGGTCCTAAGAAAGATAATGTTACGATGCCGACAGAAGCGATGGTTCTGAATACTTTTGAAACGGTGAAGATGGCAGACCTTAAGCCTTATGAAGAAAAAGCTGCCATCAAAAACTTAGTAAAGCCATTCAAATCTGAAGGTAAAATTACAAAAACTGAAACAGATGCCAAATTAGGAACTACCACCTGGACACTGAGTAACGGTGCTAAAGTAACTTTCAAAAAGACAGATTTTAAAGATGATGAAATTGTGTTTACGGCAAGAAGCTTAGGAGGAAATTCAATTATTCCGGATGCTGACTATAACAAAACACAGTTTGCGTTCTCTGCATTATCAGAGGCAGGGGTAGGAGGTTTTTCAAAAGCTGATCTTACAAACTATCTTGCAGGAAAGCAGGTAAGTGTGAACCCCATGATTACACCTCTTTTTGAAGGTGTTTCCGGCAGAACAGCTCAGAAGGATTTAGGAACAGCTATGGAGCTTATGTATGCTTATTTTACAAGTCTAAACTACAATCCGGCTTCATTTAATGCTTTCAAAGACAAGCAATCTGCAATGTTGAGCAACCTGTTGTCTAATCCACAGGCTTATTTTTCAAACGAACATGCTAAATTCATCAATCAGAAAAATCCTAGATTCATCGGTCTTTTCCCAATGGAGAAAGATTGGGCAAATACAGATTATAAAAAAGCATATGACATTTATAAAGAAAAGTTTGCCAATGCAGGGAATTTCCAGTTCTACTTCGTAGGGAACATTGATGAGACGAAATTTAAAAATGAAGTTTTGCAATATATTGCAAGCCTTCCTTCATCAGGAAAAACATCCACATTCAAAGACACGGGATACAGACCTCTGACCGGAGATTATACGAAAGTGTATAAAAAAGGAAAAGACCCTAAAAGTATGGTATCAATCACCTATACCGGAGAGGCTCCTTATAATGAAAAAGAAGCACTGGCTTTATCCGCTCTTGGAGAAGTGGCTACCATTAAGGTTATAGAAAAGCTAAGAGAAGATGAAAGTGGTATCTACGGAGGTGGTGCAAGAGGAGGAATGGTTAAAATACCTTACAGTTCTTACAGTTTCAGCATTAGTTTTCCTTGTGGTCCGGAAAATGCTGAGAAGCTGACAAAAAGCGCTATTACCGAAGTTCAGAAACTGATTGATAAAGGTCCGGAACAGAAAGACCTGGATAAGTATAAAGAAGGAGAGTACAATGACAATAAAACAGAACTTAAAGATAATATGTTCTGGATGAATGCCCTTGTTAAAAATCAATTGGACGGAAGTGACAAATACGAAATTCTGAACTATCAGGATAAAGTAAAGGCGCTTACTGTAAAAGACCTTCAGGATGTTGCTAAAAAGTATCTTTCTAAAGGTAAAATGGTGGCTATGCTGATGCCGGAAGATGGATGGGAAAAAGCTAAAAAAGAAGAAACTAAAGTTGAAGCAGTCAATGTAAAATCAGGAGCAGCCAACTAA
- a CDS encoding trigger factor: MKVTAQNHDDVSALLTVTLEKSDYKEKVEKQLINYAKNAQVPGFRKGKVPLSMVKKQYEAGIAFEEINRQVSDALNGYVNENKLRLVGQPVPQPVNELDYNADQLEVAFEVGYEPAFTIDLAKYEAPHYKVEASDKEIGKSIENMQKRFAEQVPQDKITKDSYIALEVSQVVEEDAEGEHHHQPKNVTVTAENKEAFKLVKGLKMDGSVKVTKETLAGDEELAKELGFSKAEVEHLHHNEVEVKVKDFYSLNLAELNQELFDKVYGEGNIKSEDELKEKVKTELDEYFQQNADVHFVNKVLEQVTEKEEVKLPEAFLVKWLVFSNQNIQSEEQAKEILEAEKNQLRYQIIEGKLMTDNEINLDYADVLAQAEQLVKNQLAIYGIHHLGEEEIQKYAVEMLKDQEQVRQISSEVAMAKLKDVILEKATKKETKISHDEFLEELKK; this comes from the coding sequence ATGAAGGTTACCGCACAAAACCATGATGACGTAAGTGCATTACTTACAGTAACATTGGAAAAATCTGACTACAAAGAAAAAGTAGAGAAGCAGTTGATTAATTATGCTAAAAATGCGCAAGTTCCTGGATTCAGAAAAGGGAAAGTGCCTTTGAGTATGGTTAAAAAACAATATGAAGCAGGTATTGCTTTTGAAGAAATCAACAGACAGGTTTCTGATGCTTTAAACGGCTATGTTAATGAAAACAAACTAAGATTAGTAGGTCAGCCTGTTCCTCAGCCAGTAAACGAATTGGATTACAATGCTGATCAATTAGAAGTTGCTTTCGAAGTAGGATATGAGCCTGCATTCACTATAGATTTAGCTAAATATGAGGCGCCTCATTACAAAGTAGAAGCTTCTGACAAGGAAATCGGAAAGAGCATTGAAAACATGCAGAAGCGTTTCGCTGAGCAGGTTCCTCAAGATAAAATCACTAAAGATTCTTATATTGCTTTAGAAGTTTCTCAAGTTGTAGAAGAAGATGCTGAAGGTGAGCACCACCACCAACCAAAGAACGTAACTGTTACCGCTGAAAACAAAGAAGCTTTCAAATTGGTAAAAGGTTTGAAAATGGATGGTTCTGTAAAAGTAACGAAAGAAACTCTTGCAGGTGACGAAGAATTAGCTAAAGAATTAGGATTCAGTAAAGCTGAAGTAGAGCACCTGCACCATAATGAAGTAGAAGTAAAAGTAAAAGATTTCTATTCATTAAACCTTGCAGAGCTTAACCAGGAATTATTCGACAAAGTATACGGAGAAGGAAACATTAAGTCTGAAGATGAGCTTAAAGAAAAAGTAAAAACTGAATTAGACGAATATTTCCAGCAGAATGCTGATGTTCACTTTGTGAATAAAGTATTGGAGCAGGTAACTGAGAAAGAAGAAGTGAAACTTCCTGAAGCATTCCTTGTGAAGTGGTTAGTATTCTCTAATCAGAATATCCAGTCTGAAGAACAGGCTAAGGAAATCTTAGAAGCTGAGAAAAACCAATTGAGATACCAGATCATCGAAGGTAAATTGATGACTGATAACGAAATCAACCTTGACTATGCTGATGTATTGGCACAGGCTGAGCAGTTGGTGAAAAACCAATTGGCTATCTACGGAATCCACCACTTAGGAGAAGAAGAAATTCAGAAATATGCTGTTGAAATGTTAAAAGATCAAGAGCAGGTGAGACAAATCTCTTCTGAAGTTGCTATGGCTAAATTGAAAGATGTAATTCTTGAAAAAGCTACCAAAAAAGAAACTAAAATTTCTCACGACGAATTTTTAGAAGAACTTAAGAAATAA